The DNA region TTACCGGCACCGTCCGGGTACACAGGTGGCGACGGACGCAGAACGGCCCGGCCCCGGATTCCCGGGGCCGGGCCGTTCTCGTGATGCTGTGTGATGCTGGGAGGGGACTTACTTGGCCCGCTCCAGCACCTCGACCAGGCGGTACCGCTTGGACGCGGACAGCGGGCGGGTCTCCATGATCCGCACGCGGTCCCCGACACCGGCGGTGTTGGTCTCGTCGTGGGCCTTGACGCGCTCGGTACGACGCATGATCTTGCCGTACAGCGGGTGCTTCACGCGATCCTCGAGCTCGACGACGATGGTCTTCTCCATCTTGTCGGACACGACGTACCCGATGCGCACCTTGCGGCTGTTGCGCTCGGCGTTCTCGTTGGACTCAGTCACAACTGTTTCCTTGTCACTCACTTGGCATCACCCGGCGCCGCCGACAGACCGAGCTCGCGCTCGCGAATGACGGTGTAGATGCGAGCGATGTCGTGGCGAACGACACGCAGGCGACGGTTGTTGGTCAGCTGCCCGGTGGCCATCTGGAAGCGCAGGTTGAACAGCTCCTCCTTGGCCTCGCGCAGGCGCGCGGTCAGCGCGTCCGCATCGAGCTCACGCAGCTCGGGGGCGGTGGTTCCACTAGCCATCAGAACTGCTCCTCCCGGGTCACGATGCGGGTCTTGCACGGGAGTTTGTGCTGCGCGCGGCGCAGGGCCTCGCGAGCGGTCTCCTCGTTCGGGTACGACATCTCGAACAGGATGCGGCCCGGCTTGACGTTGGCCACCCACCACTCGACGGAACCCTTACCGGAACCCATCCGAACCTCGGCGGGCTTCTTGGTCAGGGGGCGGTCCGGGTAGATGTTGATCCACACCTTGCCGCCACGCTTGATGTGGCGGTTGATGGCGATACGAGCGGACTCGATCTGACGGTTGGTGACGTAGGCCGGCTCGAGGGCCTGGATGCCGTAGTCACCGAAGGTCACCTTGGTGCCACCCTTTGCCCCGCCCTTACGGCCGGGGTGGTGCTGCTTGCGGTGCTTGACGCGCTTGGGGATAAGCACTGTCACGCCTCCCTGGTCTGGTTCTGCGGTGCCTCGGCAGGAGCCTCGGCGGCCGAGCCGGAACCGGCGCGGCCGGTCTCGGTGCTGGTCGCAGTGGTGCCCTGGGCCCCGGAGCGACGCGGGCGGCCTGCGCCACGCTCGCGGCGGGGACCGCGGTCGGCACCGCCACGGTTGTTGGACTGGGCGTACTGATCGGACTCGCGACGACCGCCGACCACGTCACCCTTGTAGATCCACACCT from Dietzia sp. B32 includes:
- the rpsQ gene encoding 30S ribosomal protein S17, translating into MTESNENAERNSRKVRIGYVVSDKMEKTIVVELEDRVKHPLYGKIMRRTERVKAHDETNTAGVGDRVRIMETRPLSASKRYRLVEVLERAK
- the rpmC gene encoding 50S ribosomal protein L29 gives rise to the protein MASGTTAPELRELDADALTARLREAKEELFNLRFQMATGQLTNNRRLRVVRHDIARIYTVIRERELGLSAAPGDAK
- the rplP gene encoding 50S ribosomal protein L16, producing the protein MLIPKRVKHRKQHHPGRKGGAKGGTKVTFGDYGIQALEPAYVTNRQIESARIAINRHIKRGGKVWINIYPDRPLTKKPAEVRMGSGKGSVEWWVANVKPGRILFEMSYPNEETAREALRRAQHKLPCKTRIVTREEQF